Below is a genomic region from Euzebya sp..
CGCTTCCAGATCCTCGATGTCGGCCCGTATAGCGCTGACGTCATGTCCCTCACCCTCTATGAACGCAGGTGAGCCGATGCGATGGACCGTGCCGTCCAGCGTCGCCCGCGCGCCGCCACCGGTGACCGCCTCGAACGCCGTGGCCTCCGGGACCGCGAGTTGGTGGTCGTCGGCGGTGGCCAGGACCGCACGCGCCAGCGGGTGTTCGGAGCGCCGCTCCACCGCCGCAGCACGCACGAGGACGTCATCGCGGTTGTGCTCGCCGGTGGGTCGGACGTCGACGACCTCCGGTGCGCCGCGGGTGAGCGTGCCGGTCTTGTCCATCGCCACCGCGCGCAGCCGGCCCAGCTCTTCGAGGTAGATGCCGCCCTTGATCAGCACGCCCTTGCGGCTGGCGCTGCCGATCGCCGCGACGTAGGTGACGGGGATGGAGATCACCAGCGCGCACGGTGCGGCCGCGACCAGCACCGTGGCCGACCGCAGCACCCACACGCCCCAGTCGCCCGACACGATGCCACCGACGAGCGCCACGAGGGCACCGGCGGCCAGGACCGCCGGCGAGTAGATCCTGGCGAATCGCTGCATGAATTGTTCGCCGCGGCCCTTGCGTTCCTGCGCGTCGCTGACCAGCTCGACGACCTTCGCCAGCGTGTTGTCCGACGCGGTGGCGGTGGCCTGGACCACCAGTGCCCCCTGGGCGTTGGAGGTGCCCGCGAACACGCGGTCACCGGGCTGCTTCTCCACCGGTACCGACTCACCGGTCACCGCTGACTCGTCGATCGCGGTCCGGCCCTGCTCGATCGCACCGTCGGTCGCCACGTTCTGCCCCGGGCGCACGACGAACCGGTCGCCGGCGGCGATCGCGTCGACGTCGACCTCCTCCTCGGTGCCGTCGTCGCGCAGACGCGTCACACGCCTCGGCGCGAGGTCCAGCAACTTGTTGATGGCCGCCCGCGTGCGGTCCTCGGTGAACTCCTCCAGCGCCTCGGAGATCGAGTACAGGAACGCAAGCGACGCCGCCTCGCCCCACTCGCCCAGCAGCCCCGCGACCACCGTGGCGACCGTCATCAGCAACTCGATGCCGATCTCGCGGTCCTCCCACAGCTCCTCCACCGCCTCGGCGGCGAAGAAGCGGGCGCCGACCACGGTTGCGACGACGTAGACCCCGGTCACCAGGGGCATCGGCACCCCGGCCAACCCGGCGACGAAGCCCACCGCAAGCAGCACGCCAGCACTGGCCGACCACCGGACCGGACGGGAGTGCCACAGCCGCTCCACCGACGGCTGGTCCTGCCGCGTCACCTGCGCCGCGTCGGTCACCGCGACCCGTCCGGCCGGATGTAGTTGTCGCACAGGGCGATCTGCGAACCGGTCGCCGCCAGGAGCACCTCAGCGGCGAGTAGCAGCTCCACGACCTCCTCCTGGGCGATCCGGTAGTGCACGGCCCGCCCCTCGGGTCTGTCGACCACCAACGCGCACTCTTTCAAGCACGACAGGTGCGCCGACACGTTGGCCTGGGAGCACCCGAGCCGCTCCACGAGGTCCTTCACCCGCAGCTCCCCCTCGTCGAGCAGGGCCAGCAGGATCCCCAAGCGCGTCGGATCCGCGAACCCGCGGAACAGCTTCGCCGCCGTGGCCACGTCCACCGCCGACACCACCTCTGCCATCCCTTACCTCCCACGCGGTTTCGCCCCTCACCATCTGGAGCATAGTCTACAGCGATGTCATCGCAAATCAGTGATGAGACGACCACCTACCAGCGCAACCACCCGGCGATGGACACGTTGCCTTGGAGGCTCACCCGTGCCTGACGAGCACGCATCGACATCCGGACGGGGTGTGACATCACGTGACGGCCTGCTCCGGCGCGGGGAGCGGTTGGAGACCTTCAGCGTCACCTGGGACGTCGTGGAAGGCATCGTCGCGACCATCGCCGGGCTCGCCTCTGGCAGCACGACGCTGCTGGGCTACGGCTTCGAAAGTGTGATCGAGGTCACCGCAGCGGGGACGCTGCTGTGGCGGCTGCGGCGGGAACGCCGCGATGAGGACGCGTCGGAACGCGTGGAGCAGCGGGCGCTGCGCGTCGTGGGCGCGTCCTTCTTCGTCCTGGCCGCCTACGTCAGCTACGAGGCGATCTCCAAGCTCGTCCAAGGAGTGGCGCCGGAGTTCAGCATCCTCGGCATGGGCATGGCGGCGGCCACCGTCGTGGTGATGCCGCCGCTGGCCCTCGCCAAGCGGCGCACCGGCAAGGAACTGGGCAGCGACGCGCTCGTCGCCGACTCACGCGAGACCATCGCTTCGACGTACCTGGCGGTCACGGTGCTGGCCGGCCTCGGGCTGTACCAGCTCTTCGACTGGTCGTGGTCGGACGCCGTCGCCGCGCTGGCCATGGTCCCCTACCTCCTGTGGTCTGGGATCGACGCGTGGCGCGACGCGTCCGACGACGGTGGCTGAGACCCGTCGGTGCGCTCCACGACGTTGCGGCGCAGCTGCGCGCCGATGCTCGCGCCGAACACGTCGTCCACTCCATGGAGCACGGCGCGGCGTGGGTCGCCTACGACCCCGCACGGATCGGGCGCCGACGTCGAGGAACAGCCGGGCGCGCCGGTCGTCGCCACGGCCTGGACGTACCAGCTGCGGCTCCACGGCCTTCACGACCCGACGCTGGACGCGTTCATGCGCCAGTTCAGCAAGGTCCGCAGACACCGGAACCTGGCGCCGCGGGCACCGGCGGTGTCGGTGAGCAGACCTACACCGACATCCTCGGAGCCGTAGTGTACCTGGCTGTCGGGACCGAACCAGGATCAGCCCAGCGTCGTGGAGACGACCGTGAAGTCGCGAAGCCGAGCAGCAGCGCCGCGGTGGAGGCCTGGGTGTCCTCGGTCTCGTGGGCTTCGGCGATCATGTCCTCTAAGGCGGCGACGACGAACAGCCCGGCGGTGCCCACCAGCGCGGTCAGACTGCCAGCTCTCCGGCCGGCCTCTCAAGGTCAGGTAGGGACACCACCGCACCGAGCAGGACCGGGACGACTGTGGCGAGTGACAGCAGCAGCCGTCGTGACCGCGGCACGCCATTGCCTCGGAAGGTCATCGTGGCCGCTGCCCCCCTCGGGCCCGTCGGCGAGGACCAGTCCGACGGCTAGCACGAACCCGAGTCCACCGCCGACCGAGGCGCCCGCGCCGATCAGCAGCCCGTCGCCGAACAGGTCGGTCGCGACGGCCAGGTAGATCATCCACATCCGGCCGCCACCTTCGCTGCGCACCTCGATGGCCCGCTGGGCCAGCAGGTATAGCCCGCCGCCGACGAGGAACGCGGCGGCGATCACCCAGCCGGACAGCACGTCGACCGCGCGCGGCATGATCTCGATGGCCACCACCGCAACCACCACGCCGGCCGCGGCGTGCAGCGCACGGTTGCGCCACCGGTCCGACGGCGGAGCCAGTTCAGCGGTCAGGCCACCGGCTATGTTGCCCGCGGCGGGCAGCAACGCGAGGAGCAGCACGTCTGCCATGACCGTGCGCTTCCCGCTGTGATCGGCTGCGCAACCCACGACGCCACCAGCGACGGACGTGCCGGCGCACCGCCACTGCAGAACCTCACCCTGTCCGGCGATCCTGCTCGCGCTCCTGACCTGGCAGCCACCGGCGTCCCCGACCTGGCGACCGTCGTCCTGGCCCACGAGCTCGCCGAGGTCCTCGTCATCGCCAACGGGGGCGCGCTGGTCGATGCCGCCACGCACCGCTATCCACCGTCCGCCAGGACCCTGCCACCGCCGAGTCGCCCAAGATGGCCATCGGCCGCGCGGTGCACCCACCGATGTGCGAGACGACCGCCGCCTCCAGCTTGGCTTCGACGGCCGCGCGCTACCCCCCGTCGCCGTCCTCGCGGGTCACGGCCCGCCCACCTGCAAGTTTGAAGGCGGTCGTACAGCCGGGACGGCGCGCCGGTCCGAGGATTCCGCACGCCGCTGCGCGGACGGCCAAGGTGGGTGCTGCGCCTGACCCGTACCCGCAGCGAGGAGGGGCACGCTTGGAGGCGCCAGGACTGTGCGATGGCCCTTCGACGCGATCAGTGTCCTCGGCCTGACGACCGACACGACGTTGCCGTTGCCGGTGGACTGCTTGGAGCAGCTCGTTGGGTGCCGGCGGTGGTGCTGACCGATCGGAGGCCGGCGGCGCGCCAGTGCGGGGACGAGGGGCGGGGTCCCCTTACGGTGGACTCCTCTCGCTCATACCGGTGGCGCCGACGTGTCGGCGTCGCACCCCGCCCGTGCCGGACGTCGCCGTGCTGACGCGCAGGTCGAGATGCTCGTGCGCAACGCGACGACGAGGCCACAGGAGCCAGCCCGAGGACGCAGGTCAGCTTCCGACCGACATCGTCGTCTCCATGCCCTGCTGGCGGTGACCTGGCAGCGTGCACCACAACGTGAGGGTGTCCTCGCCGGAGGTCTCGACGGTTATGGTGGTGATGTCCCCTGGCTGCAGGACCGACGTGCGGACGTCGGTGGTGGCCCCGGCGATCCGCAAGTCGTGGGCGGTCGCGCCTGCGTTGGTGACGTCGAGCGTTACGGTACCTTCGACAAGCCGGACAGCGGACGTGGCGATGGCGAAGTCGGTCAGGCCTACATCGATGGTGTCGGCGGGGATTCGCTGGGTGGTCACGCCGCCCCAGGCGGTGACGTCGCCGGTCGGGCCGCAGGCGCTGGCGGCGATGACCGACAGGGCCAAGACCGCGAGTTGTCGGCGGTGGCGGGTCACCGTTGCGGGTCCAGCAGCGAGCGGGCCAGCGGGATGCCGGGGTGGCCTGCCGGGGCGGCGTCGAGAAAGCGCTGCAGGGTCTGCGGCGCAACCGGTGAGCCGTCGGTCGCGAGGGCCAGGCCGAGCAGTAGCAGCCCGTCGGGCTGGTCCGGCTGCTGGGCCAACACGGCTTCGGCGGGGGCACGGGCGCCGTCGAAGTCGCCGGCCCGCAGCAGGCGCCCGGCGAGCTCCAGTTCGCGCGGGGACGTCCTGGGCGTCCCGTTGGACGGTGGCGCGCAGGGCGTCGAGCTCGGCGGTGGCGGCGGATCCTACGGCGTCGGCTGCGGGGAGGTTTCCCGTGGGGAGATCACTGGTCCCACGGGGTGCGACGTTCAGGAGCAGCAGGCCGGCCAGGACGAGGACGAAGGTGGCGGTCACACCGGCCCACGCCAGCCCCTGGCGGTGGGCGGTCGACCGACCGACGATCGGCCCCGCGGCGGTCGCCGCCTGCGTCGCACGCCGCCGGGCGGGGGTCGTGGTCGGCGCCTCGCGACGCTGTGCGGCCACCGCGGCGGCGGCCCGTGTCAGGGCGGCTCGGTGCGTCTCGGCGGCCGCGTCCTCGTCGGCGATCGCGGTGGCGTGCGCGAGCGCCGCTTCGAGCCGCTCCCCGGCGGGTCTGGGGCAGCGCGACCCGTCCCTCAACGTACAAGGCCGCCAGGTTGGCGGCGTGGTCGACGTCCGCCGCCGACACCGCGGTGGGACGCCGCCCCGTGTGCGCCATGGCGACGCCAGCGCCGCCCAGGACGGCCAGGACCGGCAGACCCCAGACGAGCCACCCGAGGCCACTGGCTTCAGGCGACAGCAGGATCCAGTCGCCGTAGCGCTGCACGAAGTAGCCGCGGACACAGAGACGGCCGTCGTGATCAACTGCGGGGCGACGCGCGCGATGCCAGCGCGGCCCCGACGATCCACCCGGCCACGAAGGTGACCAGGAGCACCAGCACGCCGGTGAACCAGCTCGGCTTGTAGACCATGAGTGCAACCAGCCCGATGCCGACCCCTACCAGGGAGTGGACCGGACCCCACAGCGTGGCCGCGGAGGACCGAGCACGCAGCGCCGGCGGCGCGGTCCCGTCACCGACCGCGTCGGCCTCGTCGGCCAGCCGACGCAACCGCGTCCCGCCGACCATCGGACCGACGGGTGCCAGCACCAGGAGACCCGCCAGTCCCAGGGTGATGAACGGGTTGGCGAAGCCACCCGCGTCGCCACCCCACACGGCGCCGGCAAGATGCCCCCCCGTCATCAGCGAGACCACGGCGGACCCGACGATCAGCACCCCGGCGCTGCGCGTGAACCGTGCCCACATCGCGATGTCCCGACCGGTGTCCGCTGCGCGTACCCGCACGCCGGCGAGGACCTGGACGATCCCACCACCGACGATCCCGATGGCGGCCAGAACGTGCAGGAACAACGATGATGCGTCAACCACTGGTACCTCCTGATCGGCGAACTCGCCTGCCGTGACGAACTCCGGCGCCTGTCGGTCACAACGGCGGCCACCCCAATTGTGCGTACCAGACGAGCATTCGGCTCATCAGCACCGTCCACCCGCCTGTGGCGATGGCGATGCCCATCGCGACGAGCAGCACGCCGCCGGCGACCTCGATGTGCCTGCCGTGGCGTCGCAACCAACCCAGGCGCATGCGGCCGCGTGTCACCGATCTGGCGAGGAGCAGGAACGGGAGGCCCAGGCCCGCGGCGTAGAGCGCGAGCAGCAGCGCACCCCTGCTCACGGTCGCCTGCGTCGCTGCAGTGGCGAGGATGCCTGCCAGCACCGGTCCCACACATGGTGTCCACCCCAGCGCGAAGGCCGCGCCGAGCGGCAATGCGCCGGAAGGCCCGCGCCGGATCGTGTCCAGGCGCCACCGCACCTCCCTGTCCAACACAGGAATGCGGATGACCCCGAGCATGAGGAACCCCATCCCGATGATCACCGCCCCGGCCACCCGGTCCACGATGTCGGCGTTGAACGCGAGAATGCGTCCCAACGAGAACGCGGCCACCCCCATCACCGTGAACGTCGTCCCGAAGCCGACCACGAAGAGCGACGCGCCGAGCCACACACCTCGCCGCTTGTGCGTCGCCGACTCCTCCAGGCCGGACACGAATGCGACGTACCCGGGCACCAGGGGCAGGGCACACGGTGAGGTGAAGGAGATCACGCCGGCGACGAAGGCCAGCGCACCCGTCGTGACGAGTTCCGTCATCGGCCGCGCCCGCTCCTGTGCAGGCCGATCGGTGCAGGAGGTGCGCTGCACGAGTTCGACGTCCTGGGCCGGCCCCATGGAGTGCGACATGGCGGAGGCATGACACGACGCTACTATGCGCACGACGTACTACGCCCTTGAAGTAGGACAATCCTCGCCACCCGATGCCCACGTCTCGACCGAGTGTGATGGCGTCCCCCGCCGTGTCGTGCCGGGAGCTTCCCGTCGTGGATCTCCGCGGTGTGGACGTCCACCTCGGTGGACAGCCGGTCTTGCGTGGCCTCGACCTCCAGCTGAGGTCCGGTGAGAGCCTCGGGATCAGCGGCCCCACCGGCAGTGGCAAGACCACCCTGCTCCGGTTGCTCGCAACGCTCCTCGTCCCCACACGCGGCGAGGCTTCCCTCTTCGGGCATCGCCTCGGTCGTGGCATCGCGACCGTCCGGCCGAGGATTGCGCTCGTGGGCCACGAGGCCGCCTTGCACCCCGACTTGACGTTGGCCGAGAACATGGCCCTGGTCGCCCAGCTGCGCGGCGTCGAGCAGTGCACCGCACTCGAGGTTCTCGACGAAGTCGGTCTCGGTGCCGCCGCAGCGCGCCGGTCCGTGACCTGCTCCGCGGGGATGATCCGCCGGGCGGAGCTCGCCCGGGTGCGCCTGACACGTCCGAGCTTGCTCCTGCTCGACGAGCCGCACGCCTCCCTCGACGAGAGCGCACGACGGCTGGTCGACGATGTGATCAGAGAGGTCATCGATGACCGTGGAACGGTGGTGATGGTCAGTCATGAGACCGACCGACTCGAGACGGTGATCCACAGGGCACATCTGAGCCATGGCCGGTTGCAGGCGCTGGGATGAGCGACGCGTTCTCGGTCACCGCTGGCCGTTCGCGACTCGGACGCGTCGGCGTGCTGGTGCGCGCGGAGGTCAAGGCGGAGCGCCGCGCAGGCCAGGCGGTGTGGATGACCGTGCCGTTCGCAGCAGCGAGCATGATCGTCGTGGCGATGGCCGTCGGAGCCGACACACCCCTCCTGCGACGGATCGGCCCCGGTGTCTACTGGGCGGTCGTGATGATCCTCGGGGCCATGGTGACCGCACGGACATCGATCGCCGCACACCCCGCCCACCGCGACCTGCTGCGCCTCCTCGGGATCGATGCGCTGACCGGATACCTGGCTCGGACTGCCACCACGGGGCTCATGCTCACCGTCCTGCAGGTCATCATGGCACCGATCGCCGTCGTCCTGTACGACATCGACCTCATCGCCGTCCCCGAAACGGTGCTCGTGGGGGCGGTGGGTGCGGTGGGATTGGCCGCGCTCGGCACGCTCGCATCCGACCTGGCGGACCACCACCGAGTCGGATCGACCTTCGTGCCCCTCGTCACCACCCCACTGGCCGTCCCACTTGTCCTTGCCGCTGTCCAGATGCGAGAGGCCGCCACCTACGGCGGCTCGACCGCCCCCTGGCTCTTCCTTGCCACGGCGATGGCCAGCCTGAGCCTGCTCTGCGGCTCCGTCGCCGCGGGCCTCCTCGAGGAGAGCTCTGAGTGATCGCCCGACCGACCGCAGAACCGACCCTCGAGCGCTACGCGCAGCGGACGACGATCTGGAGCTGCCTGGCCGCCGGCTCGGTCCTCGCGGCCCTGGTCCTGGCGTTCACCGCGCCACCGGACCGGCTCCAAGGCGATCTTCAGAGGTTGTTGTACGTCCACGTCCCTGCCGCCTGGTTGGCCTACCTGGCGTTCGCCGTCACCCTCGTCGGCAGCGTGGCGTGGCTCCGCACCAGACATGACCGGTGGGACCGCCTTGCGGCGTCCTCAGCCGAGGTGGGCACCCTCTTCACAGGGCTGGCGCTCGTCCTGGGATCGATTTGGGGCAAACCGGTATGGGGGGTGTGGTGGACGTGGGACCCACGGCTGGTGACGACCGCGCTGCTGCTCTTGGTCTACCTCGGCTACCTCGGGCTACGGCGGGGCACCCCACACCCGACCAGCCGGGCCAAGCGATCAGCCATCCTCGGGATCGTCGCGTTCGTGCAAGTCCCCATCGTCCACCTCTCGGTGGTGTGGTGGCGGACCCTCCACCAGCCAGCCACCGTTCTGAGGCCGTCCGCCGCCAGCATGGCCCCCACGATGTTGGCCGCACTCTTCGCAAGCCTGGCCGCCTTCACCTTGCTCTACATCGTCTTGGTGCGCACGCGGATACACCTCGCCGTCCTCGAAGGCGACGCCGATCGGCCCTTCGTCGCCGACGACGCCCCAGTCGCCGGAGATGCGGTTCTGCCCGTGGCGGGGACGACCGGGGGCATGGGGAGGGCCACGGGTGCCTGACCTCGGTTGGATCGCGCTGGGCTACGGCGTCACCGTCGTAGGCATCGGCGGGTACCTGTGGAGTCTTCGTCGACGGATCTCCCGTGCCAAGGACACCACGGGAGCCGACCGATGAGCGGTCGATGGGTCATCTTCCCGCTGAGCGGGATCGTCATCGTGCTCCTCGGCGCGCTCGTGTTCGGCGGGCTCGGGGAGAGCCTGACCTACTACTTGACGCCTTCGGAAGCGGTCGCTCAGCGTGCGGAGTTCGATGACGGCCGTCGGTTCCGGTTGGCCGGCATCGTGGCGCCCGGTTCCGTCTCGCCGGCGGGCGATTCGGTCCGCTTCACCGTCGCTGATGCCGAGACGGAGATCACCGTGGTGCACGGCGGGGCGCCGCCGCAGCTGTTCCGGGAGGGGATCGAGGTGGTCGTCGAAGGTGCGTGGACCGGCGAGACGTTCACCTCGGACACCATGCTGATCAAACACGACGAGGAGTACTACCCACCGACCCAGCCGGGGGCCGAGGGACTCCCATGATCGGCCTCGTGGGCACGGCGGCAGTCGGCGTCGGCGCCGTTGCAGCAGCAACACTCGTGGTTCTCGGCGCCATGGCTGCCCGGGGATCTGCCATCGGCGTGCGCGTTCGAGTGGTGGCCGGCGTCCTGTTGTTGGCGGCCGTCTGTGCGATGGGTGCCCTCGAGGTGGCGTTGGTGACCGACGACTTCTCCGTGGCCTACGTCGCGGAGAACCACGCACGGTCCACGCCGCTGCTGTTCAGCATCGCCACGGCCTGGGCCGCCCTGGAGGGCAGCATCGTCCTGTGGTGTCTGGTGTTGGCCGCGTTCACGTTCCTGTTCGTCCGACGGCTTGACGAGTCCGACCGGTTGGGGATGGCAGCGACCGCGGTGATCGGCGTGGTCGCCCTCTTCTTCTTCGGCCTGGTGCTCACGGTAGCCAACCCCTTCGGCACCCTCGCGAACCCGCCTGCGGATGGTCCCGGCCCCAACCCGTTGTTGCTCGACCACCTGCTCATGGCGGTGCACCCGCCGCTGCTCTACCTGGGCTACGTCGGCTTCACCATCCCGTTCGGGCTCGGGGTAGGGGCCCTCATGGTCGGCGACCCCGGACCCGGGTGGCTGCACCGCACTCGACGGTGGTCCTTGGTCGCATGGACCTTCCTGACCGCCGGCATCGCCGTGGGTGCGCTGTGGTCCTACGAGGTGCTCGGATGGGGCGGCTACTGGGCGTGGGACCCGGTCGAGAACGCCTCGCTGCTGCCGTGGTTGGTCGGCACGGCGTTCGTGCACTCCAGCCTCGCACAGGTGCGACGAGGGGCGCTGAGCGCATGGAACCTGCTGCTCGTGATCGCCACGTTCAGCCTGACCATCCTGGGCACCTTCCTCACCCGCTCCGGAGTCGTCGCCTCCGTCCACAGCTTCACCCAGTCCGCGGTGGGCCCTGTCCTCCTCGGCTTCTTCGTGTTCGTGGTGATCGGCGCCTTGGGTGTGTTCGCCACGCGGGTCCACCTCATCGCCTCCCCTCCACGGATCGAACGGATCATGAGCCGTGAGGGGGCGTTCCTGGTCAACAACCTCCTCCTGTCCGTCCTGACCGTCGTGGTGCTGCTCGGCACCACCTATCCCCTGATCCTGGAGGCAGCGACGGGCGCACAGGTGTCGGTCGGACGGCCGTTCTTCGACCGGTTCGCCGGGCCGATCGGGCTGGCGCTTCTTGTCGTGATGGCGGTCGGTTCGGTCCTCCCCTACCGCGCAGTGCGACCAGGCGTGGTGTGGGATCGCCTGCAGTGGCCCTGCGTCACCGCGTTGACGGTCGGGGTCGTCGTCGTCATCGCCGGCCCCAGAAACCCGTGGGTGGTCCTCACCGTGGTCCTCGCGACGCTGGTCCCCGCGATCACCGTGGCCGAGGCCCGCCGCCAGACCGCCGCCCGGTCGGGACGACGGTCGCAGGCGTTGTGGGGTCTCGCGATGCGTAACCGGAGCTACTGGGGCGGCCAGATCAGCCACATCGGCTTCGCGCTGTTCGTCCTCGGCGTCGTGCTCAGCGCCAACCTGGGCACGCAGACTGCGGTCACCCTCCCCCGCGGAGAACCGGTCGCTGCGCTGGGCACCACCTTCCGCTTCGACGGGATCGTCGAACATGATGAAGCCAACCGGACAGTCCGGGTGGCTGAGATCGCCCTCCTCGACGGACGCCGGACCGTCGCGGAGATGCGCCCCCGCAT
It encodes:
- a CDS encoding heme exporter protein CcmB; this translates as MSDAFSVTAGRSRLGRVGVLVRAEVKAERRAGQAVWMTVPFAAASMIVVAMAVGADTPLLRRIGPGVYWAVVMILGAMVTARTSIAAHPAHRDLLRLLGIDALTGYLARTATTGLMLTVLQVIMAPIAVVLYDIDLIAVPETVLVGAVGAVGLAALGTLASDLADHHRVGSTFVPLVTTPLAVPLVLAAVQMREAATYGGSTAPWLFLATAMASLSLLCGSVAAGLLEESSE
- a CDS encoding cytochrome c maturation protein CcmE; the encoded protein is MSGRWVIFPLSGIVIVLLGALVFGGLGESLTYYLTPSEAVAQRAEFDDGRRFRLAGIVAPGSVSPAGDSVRFTVADAETEITVVHGGAPPQLFREGIEVVVEGAWTGETFTSDTMLIKHDEEYYPPTQPGAEGLP
- a CDS encoding ArsR/SmtB family transcription factor; translated protein: MAEVVSAVDVATAAKLFRGFADPTRLGILLALLDEGELRVKDLVERLGCSQANVSAHLSCLKECALVVDRPEGRAVHYRIAQEEVVELLLAAEVLLAATGSQIALCDNYIRPDGSR
- a CDS encoding cytochrome c-type biogenesis protein CcmH, with the translated sequence MHSWSTSRAGSPACWCSWSPSWPGGSSGPRWHRARRPAVDHDGRLCVRGYFVQRYGDWILLSPEASGLGWLVWGLPVLAVLGGAGVAMAHTGRRPTAVSAADVDHAANLAALYVEGRVALPQTRRGAARSGARARHRDRRRGRGRRDAPSRPDTGRRRGGRTASRGADHDPRPAACDAGGDRRGADRRSVDRPPPGAGVGRCDRHLRPRPGRPAAPERRTPWDQ
- the ccsA gene encoding cytochrome c biogenesis protein CcsA — encoded protein: MIARPTAEPTLERYAQRTTIWSCLAAGSVLAALVLAFTAPPDRLQGDLQRLLYVHVPAAWLAYLAFAVTLVGSVAWLRTRHDRWDRLAASSAEVGTLFTGLALVLGSIWGKPVWGVWWTWDPRLVTTALLLLVYLGYLGLRRGTPHPTSRAKRSAILGIVAFVQVPIVHLSVVWWRTLHQPATVLRPSAASMAPTMLAALFASLAAFTLLYIVLVRTRIHLAVLEGDADRPFVADDAPVAGDAVLPVAGTTGGMGRATGA
- a CDS encoding ATP-binding cassette domain-containing protein; the protein is MDVHLGGQPVLRGLDLQLRSGESLGISGPTGSGKTTLLRLLATLLVPTRGEASLFGHRLGRGIATVRPRIALVGHEAALHPDLTLAENMALVAQLRGVEQCTALEVLDEVGLGAAAARRSVTCSAGMIRRAELARVRLTRPSLLLLDEPHASLDESARRLVDDVIREVIDDRGTVVMVSHETDRLETVIHRAHLSHGRLQALG
- a CDS encoding heavy metal translocating P-type ATPase; translation: MTDAAQVTRQDQPSVERLWHSRPVRWSASAGVLLAVGFVAGLAGVPMPLVTGVYVVATVVGARFFAAEAVEELWEDREIGIELLMTVATVVAGLLGEWGEAASLAFLYSISEALEEFTEDRTRAAINKLLDLAPRRVTRLRDDGTEEEVDVDAIAAGDRFVVRPGQNVATDGAIEQGRTAIDESAVTGESVPVEKQPGDRVFAGTSNAQGALVVQATATASDNTLAKVVELVSDAQERKGRGEQFMQRFARIYSPAVLAAGALVALVGGIVSGDWGVWVLRSATVLVAAAPCALVISIPVTYVAAIGSASRKGVLIKGGIYLEELGRLRAVAMDKTGTLTRGAPEVVDVRPTGEHNRDDVLVRAAAVERRSEHPLARAVLATADDHQLAVPEATAFEAVTGGGARATLDGTVHRIGSPAFIEGEGHDVSAIRADIEDLEAQGRTVVVLADDHGVLGVLAIADTVRQQSARTVEDLHRLGIEHVVMLTGDNPRTARFIAEQVGIDEVGAALSPDDKAEYVQQLGGRFGHVAMVGDGINDAPPLATASVGIAMGTAGSDIAIETADVALMADDLGKLTDAIRIGRRTRRVVRQNLVLSFVILGVLVPGALLGLIGLPLAVLAHELSELVVIVNGTRLART
- a CDS encoding cation diffusion facilitator family transporter, coding for MTSRDGLLRRGERLETFSVTWDVVEGIVATIAGLASGSTTLLGYGFESVIEVTAAGTLLWRLRRERRDEDASERVEQRALRVVGASFFVLAAYVSYEAISKLVQGVAPEFSILGMGMAAATVVVMPPLALAKRRTGKELGSDALVADSRETIASTYLAVTVLAGLGLYQLFDWSWSDAVAALAMVPYLLWSGIDAWRDASDDGG
- a CDS encoding heme lyase CcmF/NrfE family subunit, producing the protein MRVRVVAGVLLLAAVCAMGALEVALVTDDFSVAYVAENHARSTPLLFSIATAWAALEGSIVLWCLVLAAFTFLFVRRLDESDRLGMAATAVIGVVALFFFGLVLTVANPFGTLANPPADGPGPNPLLLDHLLMAVHPPLLYLGYVGFTIPFGLGVGALMVGDPGPGWLHRTRRWSLVAWTFLTAGIAVGALWSYEVLGWGGYWAWDPVENASLLPWLVGTAFVHSSLAQVRRGALSAWNLLLVIATFSLTILGTFLTRSGVVASVHSFTQSAVGPVLLGFFVFVVIGALGVFATRVHLIASPPRIERIMSREGAFLVNNLLLSVLTVVVLLGTTYPLILEAATGAQVSVGRPFFDRFAGPIGLALLVVMAVGSVLPYRAVRPGVVWDRLQWPCVTALTVGVVVVIAGPRNPWVVLTVVLATLVPAITVAEARRQTAARSGRRSQALWGLAMRNRSYWGGQISHIGFALFVLGVVLSANLGTQTAVTLPRGEPVAALGTTFRFDGIVEHDEANRTVRVAEIALLDGRRTVAEMRPRIATYPARGQSVAGPAVRMTLRDDLYLALRGMTSDEVALDVYRHPFMWVLWLGGGITVLGGVWALQGRAARRRGSPIRQHPATVMQDA
- a CDS encoding DUF2269 family protein — encoded protein: MVDASSLFLHVLAAIGIVGGGIVQVLAGVRVRAADTGRDIAMWARFTRSAGVLIVGSAVVSLMTGGHLAGAVWGGDAGGFANPFITLGLAGLLVLAPVGPMVGGTRLRRLADEADAVGDGTAPPALRARSSAATLWGPVHSLVGVGIGLVALMVYKPSWFTGVLVLLVTFVAGWIVGAALASRASPRS
- a CDS encoding cytochrome c biogenesis CcdA family protein; translation: MSHSMGPAQDVELVQRTSCTDRPAQERARPMTELVTTGALAFVAGVISFTSPCALPLVPGYVAFVSGLEESATHKRRGVWLGASLFVVGFGTTFTVMGVAAFSLGRILAFNADIVDRVAGAVIIGMGFLMLGVIRIPVLDREVRWRLDTIRRGPSGALPLGAAFALGWTPCVGPVLAGILATAATQATVSRGALLLALYAAGLGLPFLLLARSVTRGRMRLGWLRRHGRHIEVAGGVLLVAMGIAIATGGWTVLMSRMLVWYAQLGWPPL